In the Bacillus shivajii genome, one interval contains:
- a CDS encoding InlB B-repeat-containing protein: MINSRLSLFLLCMSIMIIAVLTTACTQKYEVKLNVEPENAGEVSGEGVYVKGTDIAVKAEPHEGYQFVRWEEEGEQLTTSWNYPFIVRKDRVLTAKFEKVEE, encoded by the coding sequence ATGATTAATAGTAGGTTAAGCTTATTCCTTTTATGTATGAGTATTATGATCATAGCTGTTTTAACCACTGCCTGTACACAAAAGTATGAGGTTAAATTAAATGTTGAACCTGAAAATGCGGGTGAAGTAAGTGGTGAAGGTGTGTATGTAAAAGGGACTGATATAGCTGTAAAAGCTGAACCTCATGAAGGTTATCAGTTTGTTAGATGGGAAGAAGAGGGCGAACAATTAACTACTAGCTGGAATTATCCATTTATAGTGCGTAAAGACAGGGTTTTAACTGCTAAGTTTGAAAAGGTCGAAGAGTGA
- a CDS encoding BCCT family transporter — protein MRYHYDTKKPGIVFAVATVLILLFVAWGGFNADHLDYIATNVLAFTLDTFGWFYMITVTFLVFICIFLAFSNYGKIKLGKEDDEPEYTFYTWLGMLFSAGVGVGFVFWGVAEPLLYYMDPPPGTTPETAEAAQIGMQYSVYHWALHAWAIFGFVGLVLADVQYRQNQPALISSAFYPLIGERIKGKLGKVIDILAVIATAMGVATTFGLSALQISGGLSHILDVPNNIYSQLLIILIVSGLFMISAASGLNKGIRILSIINLSLAGLLLIFMLFAGPTLFILEKFMSTLGGYLQHIIPMSLSMYPYAESNWLGGATIFYWAWHISWAPFMGIFIARISRGRTVREFILGVLIVPSLIAIIWFSTFGGSGFYLEIFQGISIGNVVMNEVELVLFTTLAEFPIGAITSFLAVLLIIIFFITSADSASYVLGVLTSKGSLEPNIFARLIWGILIASIASVLLVSGGLEGLQNASIIAALPFTFIICFMMVALFKSLNWDMNVIRTQEKERDKQEIFSEMRQEFIDSEKTKKTKPRKRVMSLRNKSKWKRNRSDHEG, from the coding sequence ATGAGATATCATTATGACACGAAAAAACCGGGCATTGTTTTTGCTGTCGCCACAGTCCTCATTTTGTTATTTGTCGCGTGGGGAGGATTTAATGCTGATCATCTCGATTACATAGCTACAAATGTACTTGCATTTACATTGGATACGTTCGGTTGGTTCTATATGATAACAGTTACTTTTCTAGTTTTTATTTGTATATTCTTGGCGTTTAGTAATTATGGAAAAATAAAATTAGGAAAGGAAGACGACGAACCGGAATACACGTTTTATACATGGTTAGGGATGTTATTTTCCGCAGGGGTCGGTGTTGGCTTTGTCTTTTGGGGAGTAGCAGAACCTCTTCTCTATTATATGGATCCACCACCAGGTACCACACCAGAAACAGCAGAAGCTGCACAAATAGGCATGCAATACTCTGTTTATCATTGGGCGCTGCATGCATGGGCAATTTTTGGTTTTGTTGGATTAGTGTTAGCAGACGTCCAATATCGGCAAAATCAACCTGCGCTTATTAGCTCTGCATTTTACCCATTAATAGGTGAACGTATTAAAGGTAAGCTAGGGAAAGTAATTGATATTTTAGCTGTGATTGCTACCGCAATGGGTGTTGCAACCACATTCGGTCTAAGCGCCTTACAAATTAGCGGTGGATTGTCACACATATTAGACGTTCCTAATAATATTTACTCACAATTATTGATTATTTTGATAGTCTCTGGGTTATTTATGATTTCAGCAGCGTCTGGTTTAAATAAAGGGATCCGTATTTTAAGTATAATTAATTTATCATTAGCGGGCTTACTACTTATTTTTATGTTATTTGCTGGACCGACGCTGTTTATTTTAGAAAAATTTATGTCCACGCTCGGTGGCTATTTACAACATATCATCCCTATGAGCTTATCAATGTACCCATATGCTGAAAGCAATTGGCTCGGGGGAGCGACAATTTTTTACTGGGCTTGGCACATATCGTGGGCACCATTTATGGGGATTTTCATTGCACGCATTTCAAGGGGAAGAACTGTAAGGGAATTTATTTTAGGTGTGCTGATCGTACCGTCATTGATTGCAATCATATGGTTTAGTACGTTTGGTGGCTCTGGCTTTTATTTAGAAATTTTTCAAGGAATTAGTATAGGTAATGTTGTGATGAACGAAGTGGAACTCGTTTTATTTACAACATTAGCTGAATTTCCAATCGGAGCAATCACGAGTTTTCTCGCTGTTCTCCTAATTATCATTTTCTTTATTACGTCAGCTGACTCTGCTTCCTATGTACTAGGTGTTTTGACATCGAAAGGAAGCTTAGAACCGAATATATTTGCAAGACTCATATGGGGGATTTTGATTGCAAGTATTGCAAGCGTCCTTTTAGTAAGCGGGGGATTAGAAGGGTTGCAAAATGCATCGATCATTGCGGCTCTACCATTTACGTTCATTATCTGTTTTATGATGGTCGCCTTATTTAAATCGTTGAATTGGGATATGAATGTCATAAGAACGCAGGAAAAGGAGCGGGATAAACAAGAGATTTTTAGTGAAATGAGACAAGAATTTATCGATTCGGAAAAAACGAAGAAAACAAAACCAAGAAAGAGAGTCATGAGTTTAAGAAATAAAAGTAAATGGAAGAGGAATAGAAGTGATCATGAAGGATAA
- a CDS encoding MFS transporter: MNIIFVSMVIIGLAFSFVGLSSYLWFIGTAWFCIGLFIPIVNTVVVTIFQQQSKPNMLGRVFSIARMMAWISLPLAQVLAGVFADQLALYLGGVLVNPLGTLYILVGLIIVGIIIIFSRLPSLKRLNSAETKANTA; the protein is encoded by the coding sequence TTGAATATTATATTCGTGTCAATGGTTATCATTGGTTTAGCTTTTTCTTTTGTAGGTCTATCATCATATCTATGGTTTATAGGTACTGCATGGTTTTGTATTGGTTTATTTATTCCAATCGTAAATACGGTTGTAGTCACTATTTTTCAACAGCAATCAAAGCCTAATATGCTAGGAAGAGTTTTTTCTATTGCTAGAATGATGGCTTGGATTTCCCTGCCCCTTGCTCAAGTTTTAGCAGGAGTATTTGCAGATCAACTAGCACTATATTTAGGGGGTGTTTTAGTTAATCCGCTTGGTACATTGTACATATTAGTAGGATTAATAATTGTAGGTATAATCATTATTTTTTCAAGGTTACCTTCATTGAAACGTTTAAATTCAGCTGAAACAAAAGCTAACACGGCTTAA
- a CDS encoding VOC family protein, with product MVGVELDMVVKDSLKALELYEKIFDIERVEVSNFPRGENEVVFTLYGVRFHFLDENPEFHLIAPTPDDPKTSWVNVTVPNIKETYAKAMDLDCTEVQPVTELTDYGVSNAIFMDPFGYVWMLHEVHKEVSHEERLQLWEEKKNK from the coding sequence ATGGTTGGAGTAGAACTAGATATGGTTGTGAAAGATAGCTTAAAAGCATTGGAACTTTATGAAAAGATCTTTGATATCGAACGAGTAGAGGTATCTAACTTTCCTCGTGGTGAAAATGAGGTCGTTTTCACCCTCTACGGCGTTCGCTTTCACTTTTTAGATGAAAACCCAGAATTCCATTTGATCGCACCAACTCCTGACGACCCAAAAACGAGTTGGGTGAATGTTACGGTCCCAAATATTAAGGAGACCTATGCAAAGGCGATGGATTTAGATTGTACAGAGGTGCAACCAGTCACTGAACTTACTGACTACGGAGTATCAAACGCCATTTTCATGGACCCTTTTGGTTATGTATGGATGCTGCATGAAGTACATAAAGAGGTTAGCCATGAAGAGCGTTTACAGTTGTGGGAGGAAAAAAAGAATAAATAA
- a CDS encoding class I SAM-dependent methyltransferase: MLGYYSKLSSEVYELDKYIGLSFGDVEFYSDRLASCTGDILEPGVGTGRILIPLLESGLKVDGFDVSPEMLKICRNNCEKRGLNSKLFKGHMESFSLDTEYEAIIVPTGTFLLLHRREDSIKALKNFYNHLSNGGKLILDTFLQTDLSNDNTSTKAWESKNGKILTLESKVVEVDYINQYTISHNRYEKWDNGELIQTELERFPLRWYGVEEFKLILEEIGFKDIIISADYKYGQYPTDSSQIITFEATVNED, from the coding sequence TTGTTAGGTTATTACAGTAAACTTTCATCAGAAGTATATGAGTTGGACAAATATATTGGTCTTTCATTTGGAGATGTAGAATTTTATAGTGATAGATTAGCTTCTTGTACGGGTGACATTCTTGAACCGGGGGTCGGAACTGGTCGCATCCTAATCCCACTTTTAGAAAGTGGCTTGAAAGTGGATGGCTTCGATGTTTCACCAGAAATGTTAAAAATTTGTCGTAACAATTGTGAAAAAAGAGGACTAAATTCGAAGTTATTTAAAGGACATATGGAGTCATTTTCATTAGATACAGAGTATGAAGCTATTATCGTGCCAACTGGAACATTCTTGCTATTACATAGAAGAGAAGATTCTATTAAAGCATTAAAAAATTTCTATAATCATCTCTCTAATGGTGGCAAGCTAATTCTAGATACTTTTTTACAAACAGATTTATCAAATGACAATACATCAACAAAAGCATGGGAATCTAAAAATGGTAAAATTTTAACATTAGAAAGTAAAGTAGTTGAAGTTGATTATATCAACCAATACACAATATCTCATAATCGCTACGAAAAATGGGATAACGGAGAACTAATACAAACAGAATTAGAACGATTTCCACTTCGTTGGTATGGAGTTGAAGAGTTTAAATTGATTCTTGAAGAGATTGGTTTTAAAGACATAATAATTTCAGCAGATTACAAGTACGGACAATATCCAACTGATTCAAGTCAAATAATTACTTTTGAAGCTACTGTTAATGAGGATTAA
- a CDS encoding GNAT family N-acetyltransferase — translation MGKYDVKQIYNLLNFDLGHLVKESKEDGFRFVERLVNDYKNGSNTFNNSGEGLFGVFSEEGILVAIGGLNIDPFSNDQSIGRLRRFYVSKEHRRNGVGSLLVKKIIDEAKGYYKILVLNTDTEQADKFYTSLGFSKENHYPNSSHFMEFKS, via the coding sequence ATGGGAAAATATGATGTAAAGCAAATATATAATCTGTTGAATTTTGATCTGGGTCATTTAGTAAAGGAAAGCAAAGAAGATGGTTTTCGTTTTGTAGAAAGATTAGTAAATGATTATAAAAATGGCAGTAATACTTTTAATAATTCTGGAGAAGGCTTATTTGGCGTGTTTAGTGAAGAAGGTATCCTTGTTGCTATTGGTGGATTAAATATAGACCCATTTTCAAATGATCAATCTATTGGTAGGTTGAGAAGGTTTTATGTTAGTAAGGAGCATAGGAGAAACGGTGTAGGGAGTCTTTTGGTAAAAAAGATCATTGACGAAGCAAAAGGTTATTATAAAATTTTGGTGCTAAATACAGATACGGAACAGGCTGATAAATTTTATACTTCTTTAGGATTTTCAAAGGAAAATCATTATCCAAATTCAAGCCACTTTATGGAGTTTAAAAGCTAA
- a CDS encoding FMN-binding negative transcriptional regulator, with translation MYIPSHFNITDETMMYSVINEHSFATLFSEHNGRPFATHLPLILNKENTYLYGHFARPNPQWQDVENQTVLAVFHGPHCYISPSWYETNKAVPTWNYVSVHVYGKVELLEGENELMESLHEMVMKYETPDSSYNLQNVDAEYLAGLTKGVQGFKIKINKIEGTAKLSQNHSIERQELVINHLEQISNRNEQQISSLMRSNLKK, from the coding sequence ATGTATATTCCTTCTCACTTTAACATCACAGATGAAACAATGATGTATAGCGTGATAAACGAACATAGTTTTGCGACTCTTTTTTCCGAGCATAATGGAAGGCCATTTGCGACCCATTTACCGTTAATTTTAAACAAGGAGAATACATACTTATATGGACACTTTGCTCGACCTAATCCTCAGTGGCAAGATGTAGAAAATCAAACTGTGCTAGCTGTTTTCCATGGTCCTCATTGTTATATCTCACCATCTTGGTATGAGACAAATAAAGCTGTACCGACATGGAATTACGTGAGCGTTCATGTTTACGGAAAAGTCGAACTTTTAGAGGGCGAAAATGAGTTAATGGAATCCTTACATGAAATGGTCATGAAATATGAAACTCCAGACAGTTCTTACAATTTACAGAATGTAGATGCTGAGTATCTCGCTGGTCTAACTAAAGGAGTTCAAGGTTTTAAAATAAAAATCAATAAAATAGAAGGAACAGCCAAGTTAAGTCAAAACCATTCCATAGAGAGACAGGAGCTAGTGATTAATCATCTAGAACAAATTTCAAATAGAAATGAGCAACAGATCTCTTCTTTAATGAGATCAAATTTAAAAAAGTAA
- a CDS encoding TIGR04104 family putative zinc finger protein has protein sequence MSLPICNKCGVQMKWKKIIKSLWLGYKPINCEKCNTKHEITFSSRSLVAFLTVFPIISSSLILANYFHLNIFVTIIIAISISIFFSLFLPYMVKYKESSNDGM, from the coding sequence ATGAGTTTACCAATATGTAACAAATGTGGTGTGCAAATGAAATGGAAAAAAATCATTAAATCATTGTGGTTAGGATACAAACCTATTAATTGCGAGAAATGTAATACAAAACACGAAATAACTTTCTCTTCCAGGTCTTTAGTAGCTTTTTTAACCGTTTTTCCGATAATATCTTCAAGTTTGATTTTAGCAAATTATTTCCATTTAAACATCTTTGTAACTATAATTATTGCGATTTCAATTTCTATATTCTTTTCTTTGTTTTTGCCATATATGGTTAAATATAAAGAAAGTTCTAATGACGGGATGTAA
- a CDS encoding AAA family ATPase — MKRLAIITVGKTHSGKTTFARALERELNNSLVMDQDNHAEFINTYYQNLQPKKGPNTLKHAISKLIVDYAKEQTDCHLIICNSNRSRKGRLYLLEELFNKEEFIRILVHFDIPNDVLQARVSQSQRSTNIFRSAATFEEVLVRQQAENVTDPVEGEADYLYVIKDNTKVDSVIEQIIHMAQNQRKA; from the coding sequence ATGAAAAGGTTAGCGATCATTACAGTTGGTAAGACACATAGCGGAAAGACAACATTCGCTAGAGCTCTAGAACGAGAGTTAAACAACTCATTAGTCATGGATCAAGACAACCATGCTGAATTTATCAACACGTATTATCAGAACTTACAACCGAAAAAAGGGCCTAACACTCTTAAGCACGCCATCTCAAAGCTAATTGTCGATTATGCTAAAGAACAAACTGACTGTCACCTTATTATTTGCAACTCAAATCGAAGCCGAAAAGGACGATTGTACCTTCTTGAGGAGTTATTTAATAAAGAAGAGTTTATCCGCATCCTAGTTCATTTTGATATTCCAAATGATGTTCTTCAAGCTCGAGTTTCTCAAAGTCAACGTAGTACGAATATATTTCGGAGTGCTGCTACTTTTGAGGAAGTGCTTGTTAGACAACAGGCTGAAAATGTAACAGATCCAGTTGAAGGTGAAGCTGATTACTTATATGTAATTAAAGACAACACGAAAGTTGACTCAGTGATTGAGCAAATTATACATATGGCCCAAAATCAACGAAAAGCTTAA
- a CDS encoding MFS transporter, whose product MTSKFKVFIFLSISHFISLLGSAMTRFGLGVFAFQETGQVFNFALVLVFGFLPGIILSPLAGVWIDRKGPRLLLLVGNMIGTVAIFSASMLIITTNLNMWQIMIITSALSCVSALQSPALHTLVPMLIPEGSMSRANGILSTVTSASDVLGPVTGGILIAFSGLTLIIFIDLLTYIIVLITILMLWTKLSVSLNEQSRDQDNVINNTWSRDFKDGFSYLTNNKPLFHLVLLFTCLNMAMGFHSVLGQPYILSIGTVQDYGMLSSLFGLGMVIGD is encoded by the coding sequence ATGACATCAAAGTTTAAAGTATTTATATTTTTATCAATTTCGCACTTTATTTCACTATTAGGTTCAGCGATGACTCGATTTGGACTTGGAGTATTTGCTTTCCAAGAAACAGGGCAAGTTTTTAATTTTGCTCTAGTATTAGTGTTTGGTTTTTTGCCAGGTATTATATTAAGTCCTTTAGCGGGTGTATGGATTGATCGGAAGGGACCACGATTACTATTGTTAGTAGGTAATATGATAGGTACAGTAGCGATATTCAGTGCTAGTATGTTAATCATTACAACCAATCTAAATATGTGGCAAATAATGATTATTACGTCTGCATTATCTTGTGTTTCAGCTTTACAAAGCCCTGCTTTACATACCCTTGTACCAATGCTAATTCCTGAAGGTTCGATGTCAAGGGCTAATGGCATACTATCGACAGTAACATCTGCAAGTGATGTACTTGGTCCAGTAACAGGAGGTATCTTGATCGCATTTAGTGGATTAACTCTAATTATATTTATTGATTTATTAACGTATATAATCGTTTTAATAACTATTTTAATGTTATGGACGAAATTATCTGTGTCATTGAATGAACAATCAAGAGATCAAGATAACGTAATAAACAATACATGGAGCAGAGATTTTAAAGACGGTTTTTCTTATCTTACTAATAATAAACCATTGTTCCACCTTGTTTTGTTGTTTACATGTCTTAATATGGCGATGGGATTTCATAGTGTTTTAGGGCAGCCTTATATTTTAAGTATTGGAACTGTCCAGGATTATGGGATGCTAAGTTCTTTGTTTGGTTTAGGAATGGTTATTGGGGATTAA
- a CDS encoding ABC transporter substrate-binding protein, which yields MEHYLKLKKHYLHVKEGKETQSSISEVSQILCCTMRNANIILNKLKENDLITWISQRGRGKKSRLTFKKSLTNAANEHLLTLINEKGLESGYEFISSADFPNETMISLYNLFESQFGFRSITKEKGQKDILTISHPSEINTLDPAKVSIVNEAHLVTQIFDRLVLYDEKAKSVVPHLVHYWENKDGLKWTFYLRKGVMFHHQKELTSEDVVYTFNRLIKEDSPVLKSLFEDIQYVEAKGLYTVNFYLYKHNYVFPYLLSSIYASILPGDVPFEATMPIGSGPFQVTKHTNEKLTLNVFQKYFKERAFLDQVDILFTPRIKEKMTFIEENKKSEKTFNQNRIENGSYCFFFNFRKKGIHNEYYFRKALNTLLDKKQLITDLKGERAFPSSSFTPFNSASVNKIEHSSIEEAKKYLNMSNYQGEGLFLTVFDYKPFLEDVQWFKVQCEKVGVNINIRKSSISQLQNKETLINTDILYGGVIMDENYDIAMFNLYHRNPIVRQFFNDEYLNRVDLSLELAKKEKNFKARKQIYDRIEHFITNQLLILYSYHTFDEPQFSELMKGLEVNNYGWIDFRKTWIKVDSSGNLQPHMIIF from the coding sequence TTGGAGCATTATTTAAAATTAAAAAAACACTACCTTCATGTAAAAGAAGGAAAAGAAACTCAATCCTCTATTTCAGAAGTATCACAAATACTTTGTTGTACAATGAGAAATGCCAATATTATTTTAAATAAACTAAAAGAAAATGATTTGATTACCTGGATTTCACAACGAGGTAGAGGGAAAAAATCTAGACTTACCTTCAAAAAATCGTTAACTAATGCCGCAAACGAACATTTGCTTACACTAATTAACGAAAAAGGGTTAGAAAGCGGTTATGAATTTATCTCTTCAGCAGATTTTCCGAATGAAACAATGATATCTTTGTACAATCTCTTTGAAAGTCAGTTTGGTTTCCGCTCTATAACAAAAGAAAAAGGTCAAAAAGATATTTTAACAATCTCACACCCTTCTGAGATAAATACGTTAGATCCTGCTAAAGTCTCTATAGTAAATGAAGCGCATTTAGTAACCCAAATTTTTGATCGCCTCGTTTTATATGATGAAAAAGCAAAAAGTGTAGTGCCCCACCTCGTCCATTACTGGGAAAACAAAGACGGATTGAAATGGACTTTTTATTTACGTAAAGGAGTAATGTTTCATCATCAAAAGGAATTAACTTCTGAAGATGTTGTTTATACGTTCAATCGATTAATAAAAGAAGATAGCCCTGTTTTGAAATCATTATTTGAGGATATACAGTATGTGGAAGCAAAAGGTCTTTATACAGTAAACTTTTATTTGTATAAACATAATTATGTTTTTCCATACCTATTAAGTTCTATTTATGCATCAATTCTACCAGGAGACGTTCCCTTTGAGGCCACTATGCCAATTGGTTCTGGTCCATTTCAAGTTACAAAGCATACTAATGAAAAATTAACTTTAAATGTTTTTCAAAAATACTTTAAGGAACGAGCATTTTTAGATCAGGTTGACATTTTATTTACACCTCGTATAAAAGAAAAAATGACATTTATTGAGGAAAACAAAAAATCAGAAAAAACTTTTAATCAAAATCGTATAGAAAACGGGAGCTATTGTTTTTTCTTTAATTTTAGAAAAAAGGGTATACATAATGAGTATTACTTCAGGAAGGCACTAAATACGCTTTTAGACAAGAAACAATTGATCACTGATTTGAAAGGGGAAAGAGCGTTCCCCTCATCTAGTTTTACTCCTTTTAACAGTGCAAGTGTAAATAAAATAGAACATTCATCAATAGAAGAAGCGAAAAAATACCTAAATATGAGTAATTACCAAGGAGAGGGTCTTTTTCTAACTGTATTTGATTACAAACCATTCTTAGAGGATGTTCAATGGTTTAAGGTGCAATGTGAGAAGGTCGGTGTTAACATTAATATTCGAAAATCATCTATTTCTCAATTACAAAACAAGGAAACACTAATAAACACCGACATATTATATGGAGGTGTCATTATGGATGAAAATTATGACATCGCAATGTTTAATTTATATCATCGCAACCCTATTGTAAGACAATTTTTTAATGATGAATATTTAAACAGAGTTGATTTATCACTTGAGTTAGCAAAAAAAGAAAAAAACTTTAAAGCCAGAAAGCAGATTTATGACCGGATAGAGCATTTTATAACAAACCAGCTTTTAATTTTATATAGTTACCATACGTTTGATGAACCTCAGTTTTCCGAATTAATGAAGGGGTTAGAGGTTAACAACTATGGGTGGATTGACTTTCGTAAAACTTGGATTAAAGTTGATTCAAGTGGAAATCTTCAACCTCATATGATTATTTTTTAG
- a CDS encoding DUF4037 domain-containing protein — translation MDLKIVASNIAKIYERNPKVEAVLLGGSVARDWYDQYSDIEIFVFWKESPTDEDRTTPIENLKADIIDFYPYEDEEWSETYITEGVKIEISNFLTDTIKNIINDVILSFETDLNKQCLVASVHDGVALSGDLLINRLKEKVNNYPNELSIAMIKENIHLGNRWNNREALLNRKDWFMLYKVMVDVQTNIMGMLFGLNRQYVHHPAFKWQKQTLQSMVITPKNIVNRLESIFLADPSNSIRELEVMIQDIYELIQREHPQIDLSSVIDKSLFLRPENEMK, via the coding sequence GTGGATTTAAAAATTGTAGCATCAAATATAGCAAAAATTTATGAACGAAATCCAAAAGTTGAAGCGGTCTTATTAGGTGGTTCTGTAGCAAGGGACTGGTATGATCAATATTCAGATATTGAGATCTTTGTATTTTGGAAGGAGTCCCCAACAGATGAGGATAGGACAACTCCAATCGAAAACTTGAAAGCGGATATCATCGATTTCTACCCTTATGAAGATGAAGAATGGTCAGAAACATATATTACTGAAGGTGTAAAAATAGAAATAAGCAATTTTCTAACCGATACAATTAAAAACATCATAAATGACGTGATACTTTCTTTTGAAACAGATTTAAATAAACAATGTCTAGTAGCTTCGGTTCATGATGGAGTGGCACTTAGTGGTGATTTGCTTATTAATCGTTTAAAAGAAAAAGTAAATAATTATCCGAATGAGTTAAGTATAGCAATGATAAAAGAGAATATTCATTTAGGTAACAGATGGAATAATCGTGAGGCTTTACTCAATCGTAAAGATTGGTTCATGCTTTATAAAGTAATGGTCGATGTTCAAACAAATATCATGGGCATGCTGTTTGGTTTAAACCGACAATACGTTCATCACCCTGCTTTTAAATGGCAAAAACAAACGCTACAATCAATGGTGATTACGCCAAAAAATATTGTAAATCGCTTAGAATCTATTTTTCTAGCAGACCCTTCAAATTCCATAAGAGAATTAGAAGTAATGATTCAAGACATTTATGAACTCATTCAAAGAGAACATCCTCAAATCGATTTATCCTCAGTTATAGATAAATCTTTATTTTTGAGGCCAGAGAATGAAATGAAATAA
- a CDS encoding GNAT family N-acetyltransferase: MNNVSPTMKGKHVILRRPKESDVWDYMNVEASEELVRMYGGDRNKIGPKTIEKAQQFIQSIQDHELEWCVEYEGKMVGQARLTVNKVDNRARYAVGLFAPSVWGRGLGTEITQLVLRYGFEELNLHRVDLRVLQYNKRAIKCYEKCGFIQEGVEREGALIEGKYETDVLMSILSREYDEIKQTFI; encoded by the coding sequence ATGAATAATGTATCACCAACAATGAAAGGAAAACACGTCATATTAAGGAGGCCTAAAGAAAGTGATGTTTGGGATTATATGAATGTCGAAGCTAGTGAGGAACTCGTTAGAATGTATGGAGGAGATAGGAATAAAATAGGACCAAAAACAATAGAAAAGGCTCAGCAATTTATTCAATCGATTCAAGATCATGAGCTCGAATGGTGCGTAGAGTATGAAGGTAAAATGGTTGGCCAAGCAAGACTGACTGTAAATAAAGTTGATAATCGAGCTCGTTATGCTGTTGGTTTGTTTGCCCCTTCTGTTTGGGGGAGAGGCTTAGGTACAGAAATAACACAGTTGGTTCTTCGTTATGGTTTTGAGGAACTTAACCTTCATCGTGTTGATTTACGTGTCCTTCAGTACAACAAGCGTGCTATTAAATGCTATGAAAAATGTGGTTTTATTCAAGAAGGTGTAGAAAGAGAAGGAGCACTTATTGAAGGAAAATATGAAACCGATGTTCTTATGAGTATTTTGTCTAGGGAATACGATGAAATCAAACAGACATTTATATAG
- a CDS encoding Cof-type HAD-IIB family hydrolase gives MSYKLLALDVDGTLLNQSGKLTTKTIEAVKKAYDSGIHVVISTGRSLDQTRPILDELGIEGIIVSHNGATTLKTDTKEIIHEFSYDIKELTEIIEYCRRKDIHFYVCTAHNLYVERMDDYQTKLFKKYNLVHTMHDNVLSINEKVAKFTVDDQQRVDGWREINIENLRKSSDGFFQDIVHPQAHKASALEQVLRKLGVGKLEMIAIGDYYNDLEMIEYAGLGIAMGNAPDDFKEKADAVTSSNDEDGVYHALEKYLFSNKSEV, from the coding sequence TTGAGTTACAAATTATTAGCTTTAGATGTAGACGGGACGCTATTAAATCAAAGTGGTAAATTAACAACGAAAACGATTGAAGCTGTTAAGAAGGCATATGATTCTGGAATACATGTTGTTATTTCCACTGGAAGAAGTTTAGACCAGACACGTCCTATATTAGATGAATTGGGAATAGAGGGGATAATTGTATCCCACAATGGTGCAACTACATTGAAAACTGATACAAAAGAAATTATTCATGAATTTTCCTATGACATTAAAGAATTGACTGAAATCATTGAGTATTGCAGAAGAAAGGATATTCATTTTTATGTATGCACTGCCCATAATTTATATGTAGAAAGAATGGACGATTATCAAACAAAGTTATTTAAAAAATATAACTTGGTCCATACAATGCATGATAACGTATTAAGTATTAATGAAAAAGTGGCAAAGTTTACAGTAGATGACCAGCAAAGAGTAGATGGATGGAGAGAGATTAATATTGAAAATTTACGTAAGTCAAGTGATGGATTCTTCCAAGATATCGTTCACCCACAAGCTCATAAAGCGAGTGCTCTAGAGCAAGTACTTAGGAAACTTGGGGTGGGTAAATTAGAAATGATAGCTATTGGTGATTATTACAACGATTTAGAAATGATAGAATATGCAGGTTTAGGTATTGCAATGGGAAATGCCCCAGATGACTTTAAAGAAAAAGCAGATGCAGTGACTTCCTCAAATGACGAGGACGGTGTTTACCATGCATTAGAGAAGTACCTTTTTAGTAATAAATCAGAAGTTTAA
- a CDS encoding GNAT family N-acetyltransferase yields the protein MLGVRRVEEYRGKGIGRQLLDTAEKNAKEKAAKKSTFNHF from the coding sequence GTGCTGGGGGTCAGGCGCGTTGAAGAATACAGAGGTAAAGGTATAGGTCGCCAACTTCTTGATACAGCAGAAAAAAACGCCAAAGAGAAGGCTGCAAAAAAAAGCACTTTTAACCACTTTTGA